In one window of Acidobacteriota bacterium DNA:
- the ispF gene encoding 2-C-methyl-D-erythritol 2,4-cyclodiphosphate synthase: MKSFRIGQGFDVHRFADGCPLKICGVTLSADSGLEGHSDADVGLHAVADAIFGALARGDLGEHFPESDPRWRDADSSVFVARAVALAVSEGFALANCDLTIVGDRPRIAPHRDHLRESLARILGVSARAVSVKATTTEGLGFLGREEGLGAIAIVLLSEVDRNG; the protein is encoded by the coding sequence GTGAAATCATTCCGCATCGGCCAGGGCTTCGACGTTCATCGTTTCGCCGACGGGTGCCCCTTGAAAATCTGTGGTGTGACCCTTTCCGCGGACTCAGGTCTCGAAGGACATTCGGACGCCGATGTGGGTCTGCACGCGGTAGCAGACGCCATCTTCGGTGCCTTGGCTCGCGGCGACCTGGGAGAACACTTCCCGGAATCCGATCCCCGGTGGCGGGACGCCGACTCGTCGGTTTTTGTTGCCCGTGCCGTGGCGTTGGCAGTATCCGAAGGGTTCGCACTCGCCAACTGCGATCTCACGATTGTCGGAGATCGTCCCCGAATCGCGCCTCACCGCGATCACCTGCGGGAATCGCTGGCGAGAATCCTCGGAGTTTCGGCTCGTGCCGTTTCGGTCAAGGCGACCACCACGGAGGGACTGGGATTTCTCGGCCGAGAGGAAGGGCTGGGAGCGATCGCGATCGTGCTCTTGTCGGAGGTGGATCGGAATGGGTGA
- the rlmB gene encoding 23S rRNA (guanosine(2251)-2'-O)-methyltransferase RlmB — protein sequence MGEDLWTVGFHAVTAVLESDRPVDVLWLQKERRDQRIRQIRNLAHRRGIHYDLVPKARLDKVAQGVAHNGCAVRSAPVVFVELNQLVRNVDDASRLLLLDDITDPHNLGAVLRTAAAFSLGGVVIAGPSAPPLGGAVAKAAAGLLGAVPLVRVRVAADALARLRGMGYWVFAADTGGRPLDEVKSSPRWVLCVGAEERGLRAKTKSQVDEFVAIPMAEGVESLNLSVSAGILLWELSRSPDRS from the coding sequence ATGGGTGAAGATCTTTGGACAGTAGGCTTCCACGCGGTGACGGCGGTGCTCGAAAGCGACCGCCCGGTTGACGTGTTGTGGTTGCAGAAGGAACGCCGGGATCAGAGAATCCGGCAAATCAGAAACCTCGCGCACCGGCGCGGAATACACTATGACCTGGTTCCGAAAGCCAGGCTCGACAAGGTTGCGCAAGGGGTCGCTCACAACGGTTGTGCGGTGCGCTCCGCCCCGGTTGTGTTTGTCGAACTCAACCAACTTGTGCGAAATGTCGATGATGCGTCGCGCTTGCTTCTGCTCGACGACATTACTGACCCCCACAATCTCGGAGCAGTGCTGCGAACTGCTGCCGCCTTCTCGCTTGGCGGGGTGGTGATTGCCGGCCCCTCGGCGCCTCCACTGGGAGGCGCGGTCGCGAAGGCCGCGGCAGGTCTGCTCGGGGCGGTTCCCCTGGTTCGGGTGCGAGTGGCGGCGGATGCCCTGGCTCGGCTGCGGGGAATGGGTTACTGGGTTTTCGCCGCCGACACGGGAGGAAGACCTCTCGATGAGGTGAAGTCGTCGCCACGCTGGGTCCTTTGCGTCGGCGCCGAGGAGCGTGGCCTGCGTGCCAAAACGAAGTCGCAGGTTGACGAATTCGTGGCGATTCCGATGGCCGAGGGCGTCGAGTCGCTCAATCTGTCCGTCTCGGCCGGCATCCTTCTCTGGGAGCTGTCGAGGAGCCCCGACAGATCCTAG
- the tsf gene encoding translation elongation factor Ts: MVITAQAVKELRDRTGAGMMDCKKALTETGGDIDEAIKYLRTKGLAAAAKKAHRTASDGTVVVIGDDSAKVVLELNCETDFVARNPEFVSFAEALAEQALSAGVTDTEELKAQPFSGDPEHTVEEAISQKVATIGENVVLNRLARVEAAEGNLLNSYVHGGGKIGVVVEGSGGADHETLHDVALHVAASEPRFVNRDEVTDDLLSSEKEIALKQAIEAGKPEEIAKKIVEGKMEKFFVQEVLLEQAFAKEPDKSVKQYLREKAGDDATVVRFVRFKLGEGSET, from the coding sequence GGCAGTCAAGGAGCTCAGGGACAGGACCGGCGCAGGCATGATGGACTGCAAGAAAGCGCTGACCGAAACTGGCGGCGACATCGACGAGGCGATCAAATACCTCCGCACCAAGGGTTTGGCTGCGGCGGCGAAGAAGGCACACCGAACCGCCAGTGACGGCACGGTTGTGGTGATCGGCGACGATTCCGCGAAAGTGGTTTTAGAGCTCAATTGCGAGACCGACTTCGTCGCGCGCAACCCGGAGTTCGTATCGTTCGCCGAGGCTCTTGCAGAGCAGGCATTGTCCGCGGGAGTTACCGACACCGAGGAGTTGAAGGCACAGCCCTTCTCCGGCGACCCCGAACACACGGTCGAAGAGGCGATATCCCAAAAGGTTGCAACCATCGGAGAAAATGTCGTCCTGAACCGCCTGGCTCGGGTCGAGGCGGCAGAAGGAAACCTCCTCAACTCCTATGTGCACGGCGGCGGAAAGATTGGTGTCGTCGTTGAGGGTTCGGGTGGGGCGGACCATGAGACGCTGCACGACGTGGCCCTTCACGTCGCGGCCAGTGAGCCGCGGTTCGTGAACCGTGACGAAGTGACCGATGACCTGCTCAGCTCCGAGAAGGAGATCGCGCTCAAGCAGGCGATCGAGGCGGGCAAGCCCGAAGAGATCGCCAAGAAGATCGTCGAAGGCAAAATGGAGAAGTTCTTCGTCCAGGAAGTGCTGCTCGAGCAGGCCTTTGCCAAGGAGCCGGACAAGTCGGTCAAGCAGTACCTCCGGGAAAAGGCCGGAGACGATGCAACCGTCGTCCGCTTTGTCCGTTTCAAGCTCGGCGAGGGGAGCGAAACATAA
- a CDS encoding 2-C-methyl-D-erythritol 4-phosphate cytidylyltransferase, translating into MNLAFVCVGAGRGVRFGGDKLVEKLGRRTVLETALVALQRAEPTALTVVVVENSKVESWRDFLAPEFPQVRVVGGGDRRQDSVREGVLFAAQAGAEVVAVHDAVRPLVDPSDVRAVIAALGGASGAILTSRIFDTVKRVDGDDTVVDTIPRERLRFALTPQVFRVSTLMEVWERSDMARTWTDEAALLEAAGLQVRAVLARQPNPKVTTGADLQIVRAMVEQAP; encoded by the coding sequence ATGAATCTGGCTTTCGTGTGCGTCGGTGCCGGTCGTGGTGTGCGGTTCGGCGGCGACAAGCTGGTCGAAAAGCTCGGACGTCGAACGGTTCTCGAGACCGCGCTGGTGGCCCTGCAGAGAGCGGAGCCGACCGCGCTGACGGTGGTCGTGGTCGAGAACTCCAAGGTCGAATCCTGGCGAGATTTCCTTGCGCCGGAGTTCCCGCAGGTTCGGGTTGTCGGAGGAGGTGACCGACGCCAGGACTCGGTTCGTGAGGGCGTGCTCTTTGCCGCCCAGGCAGGAGCCGAGGTAGTTGCAGTCCATGACGCCGTCCGTCCGCTGGTCGATCCATCCGATGTGCGGGCGGTGATAGCGGCCCTCGGCGGCGCGTCGGGTGCGATTCTGACCTCGAGAATCTTCGACACCGTCAAGCGGGTCGACGGCGACGACACAGTTGTCGACACCATTCCCCGAGAGCGTCTCCGTTTCGCGCTCACGCCCCAGGTATTTCGCGTGTCAACCCTGATGGAGGTTTGGGAGCGATCCGATATGGCGCGAACGTGGACCGACGAGGCTGCGCTCCTCGAGGCTGCCGGATTGCAGGTGCGCGCGGTGCTCGCCCGTCAGCCGAACCCCAAAGTGACGACCGGGGCGGATCTGCAAATCGTGCGTGCGATGGTGGAGCAGGCACCGTGA
- the frr gene encoding ribosome recycling factor, translating into MKDVLKEVEQRMVGAVEAFQSELASLRTGRASLALVDGITVDYYGSQTPLNQVAALSVPDPTTIAIAPWEPKVLAEVEKAILRSNLGLTPNNDGKVVRLNIPPLTEERRRELVKVAHDVAETSRNEIRQVRRDGNDKIKNLEKAKQISEDQMHDGQDQVQKLTDTYVEKVNTILKKKEEEVMEV; encoded by the coding sequence ATGAAGGACGTGTTGAAAGAAGTCGAACAGAGGATGGTCGGAGCCGTTGAGGCCTTCCAGTCCGAGCTCGCGTCGCTCCGGACCGGCCGCGCCTCTCTGGCGCTCGTGGACGGGATCACAGTCGATTACTACGGTTCCCAGACCCCGCTCAATCAGGTGGCGGCCCTATCGGTTCCGGACCCGACCACCATCGCCATCGCCCCTTGGGAACCGAAGGTGCTGGCGGAGGTCGAAAAGGCAATCCTTCGTTCGAACCTCGGTCTCACGCCCAACAACGACGGAAAGGTTGTCAGGCTCAACATTCCGCCGCTGACCGAAGAGAGGCGCAGGGAGCTGGTGAAGGTGGCGCATGATGTCGCCGAAACTTCACGCAACGAAATTCGTCAGGTTCGGCGCGACGGCAACGACAAGATCAAGAACCTGGAAAAGGCCAAACAGATCTCCGAGGATCAGATGCACGATGGCCAGGATCAGGTGCAGAAGTTGACTGACACCTACGTCGAGAAGGTCAATACGATCCTCAAAAAGAAGGAAGAAGAGGTGATGGAGGTTTAG
- the pyrH gene encoding UMP kinase, which translates to MTEPEPCYHRIMIKLSGEALMGSQPFGIEPAVVRAIAGEIVQVAELGVEIAVVVGGGNIIRGVSAHEQGIDRITGDSMGMLATVINALALSSAIEQLGCQTRVQTAIEMNEVAEPFIRRRAIRHLEKGRVVLFAGGTGNPFFTTDSAAALRANEIDAEVLMKATKVDGVYTSDPVTDPDAKLIPRLSYEEVLQRGLKVMDAAAIALCMESEIPIQIFNINVPGIMKRVVMGEQVGSWIGPKEAV; encoded by the coding sequence ATGACAGAGCCGGAACCGTGCTACCACCGGATCATGATCAAGCTATCGGGCGAGGCCCTGATGGGGTCCCAACCCTTCGGGATCGAGCCTGCGGTGGTGCGGGCCATAGCCGGCGAGATCGTTCAGGTTGCAGAGCTCGGGGTCGAGATCGCGGTGGTCGTCGGTGGAGGCAACATCATCCGCGGTGTGTCGGCCCATGAACAGGGCATCGACCGAATCACCGGTGATTCGATGGGGATGCTGGCGACGGTCATCAATGCGCTTGCACTTTCGTCGGCGATCGAGCAGCTCGGTTGCCAGACCCGAGTCCAGACGGCGATCGAGATGAACGAGGTGGCGGAACCCTTTATTCGGCGCCGCGCGATTCGTCATCTCGAGAAGGGACGCGTGGTGTTGTTTGCCGGTGGCACCGGCAATCCGTTTTTCACGACTGATTCTGCAGCCGCGCTGCGCGCCAACGAAATCGACGCCGAAGTGCTGATGAAGGCGACCAAGGTAGACGGTGTCTACACCTCCGACCCTGTGACCGACCCCGACGCCAAGCTGATACCCCGTCTGAGCTACGAAGAGGTCTTGCAGCGGGGGTTGAAGGTCATGGATGCAGCGGCGATCGCGCTGTGCATGGAAAGTGAGATCCCGATCCAGATTTTCAACATCAACGTACCGGGTATCATGAAGCGAGTTGTGATGGGCGAGCAGGTCGGATCCTGGATTGGACCGAAGGAGGCCGTATGA